A genomic window from Colletotrichum destructivum chromosome 7, complete sequence includes:
- a CDS encoding Putative major facilitator superfamily, MFS transporter superfamily: MTTKDMDMDPKAEHDESGLAADIERQRHLTKTLLFKVDTRVLPLLALLFLCSFLDRTNVGNAKIIGMEEDLGISNSQYNQGLAVFYATYIASELPSNLVLKKVSPRIWLPFLTCAWGIVTMCLGFVRSYGSFVAVRAILGMTEGGLLPGMVLYLSGLYTRGELALRIGIFYTAASLSGAFGGLLARGLSAIGSKGGLEGWRYIFIIEGLLTVVCGIIAAIGLPNNLATAKMLTPEEREWALLRLQGHAEDRFNPSSEREEKFRWSEVGRGVFNVQVWLSATAYFAILSGLYSFGLFLPTIINDLHIASNPDEVQLWSVIPYAVATPVTVLVAFLSDRLRLRGLLMLIVLPISIAGYAVIANATAPQTRFAMTCLMAIGMYSAVPCVLVWNSNNSAGHYKRATTSALQLAIANCGGFVATFIYPSYEGPFYHKGHTIILGLLCYAWVATLLNVIWCAKINRDKAAGKYDEYVGTGDDREPGFKMVL; encoded by the exons ATGACTACGAAAGATATGGACATGGACCCCAAGGCAGAGCACGACGAGAGCGGGTTGGCCGCTGACATTGAGCGTCAACGCCATCTCACCAAGACTTTGTTGTTCAAGGTCGACACAAG GGTTCTACCGTTGCTGGCACTCCTCTTCCTATGCTCCTTTCTCGACCGAACCAACGTCGGCAACGCAAAGATCATTGGCATGGAGGAGGATCTTGGCATCAGCAACAGCCAATACAACCAGGGCTTGGCCGTTTTCTATGCGACTTACATTGCCAG CGAACTGCCAAGCAACCTCGTCCTGAAAAAGGTCTCGCCCAGGATCTGGCTCCCGTTCCTGACCTGCGCGTGGGGCATCGTCACCATGTgcctcggcttcgtccgCAGCTACGGCAGCTTCGTCGCCGTTcgcgccatcctcggcatgaccgagggcggcctgctgccgGGCATGGTGCTGTACCTCTCCGGGCTCTACACccgcggcgagctggcccTGCGCATCGGCATCTTTTACACGgccgcctctctctccggCGCGttcggcggccttctcgcgAGGGGGCTGTCGGCCATCGGATCCAAGGGTGGCCTTGAAGGCTGGAGGTACATATTCATTATCGAAGGGCTTCTC ACTGTTGTGTGCGGCATAATTGCTGCCATCGGCCTGCCCAACAACCTGGCGACCGCCAAGATGTTGACCCCCGAGGAGCGCGAGTGGGCGCTGCTCAGGCTTCAAGGACACGCTGAAGACCGGTTCAA TCCCTCcagtgagagagaggagaagtTCCGCTGGTCCGAGGTTGGGCGCGGCGTGTTCAACGTCCAAGTCTGGCTCAGTGCGACGGCCTACTTTGCGATCCTGTCCGGCCTTTACTCTTTCGGGCTTTTC CTCCCCACTATCATCAACGACCTGCACATTGCGTCCAACCCTGACGAGGTCCAACTATGGTCCGTAATCCCATACGCCGTCGCAACGCCTGTAACAG TCCTCGTGGCCTTCTTGTCTGATCGCCTGCGCCTCCGCGGCCTCCTCATGCTTATCGTCCTCCCCATCTCCATTGCCGGATACGCAGTTATTGCCAATGCCACAGCGCCGCAGACGAGGTTCGCCATGACTTGCCTGATGGCCATCGGCATGTACAGCGCCGTTCCGTGCGTCTTGGTCTGGAACTCCAACAACTCGGCGGGCCATTACAAGCGTGCGACAACGTCTGCGCTGCAActggccatcgccaactGTGGAGGGTTCGTTGCGA CCTTCATCTACCCCAGCTATGAAGGCCCGTTCTACCACAAGGGCCACACCATCATTTTGGGCTTGCTATGTTATGCCTGGGTTGC AACCCTTCTGAATGTTATCTGGTGCGCTAAGATTAACCGCGACAAGGCGGCAGGGAAGTATGATGAGTACGTCGGCACTGGCGATGACCGGGAGCCCGGCTTCAAGATGGTTTTGTAA
- a CDS encoding Putative major facilitator superfamily, MFS transporter superfamily, which translates to MAASEKRSPSAERDKHTVNHVDSVLQDEKPIPQDEENRDWTGSAKKTDPEEIRLVRKLDWRIMPTLCVMYFLNYVDRNAIAQARLNNLEDDLGMSGTQFNTAVSILFVGYVLMQIPSNMLITKIQPGLYMSAWMLVWAVVSGCTALVQNYAGLVVCRFFLGITEAPFYPGATYMLSIFYTRKEVASRIAVLYCAQILATGLSSLIAAGIFAGMDGLSGISGWRWLFIVEGAVTGFVAIFGFWLLPNTPLTTRWLNERERELAHSRMEKDKLSDSDENKASAMDGLKQAVRDKRTWLFCLMQNFHLSACSFNSFFPTVVKTLGFNTTVTLVMTCPPFIFAGAAGIFFGWSSGRLHERTWHITTGLGIAVVGFVLASATLNTAARYVACFIFAMGAYSVNSVIIGWASSTLSQTKEKKAVVLAMTNVGGQIGYIYGAYLWPSTDSPRYAIGFGASAGFSLLSICCAWWIRILLVRENRRIRASTSEQVNLYGY; encoded by the exons ATGGCTGCAAGTGAGAAACGTTCACCATCGGCGGAGCGCGATAAGCACACCGTCAATCACGTCGACAGCGTTCTCCAGGACGAGAAGCCCATCCCGCAGGATGAGGAGAACCGTGACTGGACAGGGTCCGCGAAGAAGACTGATCCTGAAGAGATCAGACTTGTACGGAAGCTGGATTGGCGGATAATG CCGACACTCTGCGTCATGTATTTCTTGA ACTACGTCGATCGAAATGCCATCGCTCAGGCTCGACTCAATAACTTGGAAGACGATCTGGGCATGTCCGGCACGCAGTTTAACACCGCGGTTTCGAT TCTCTTCGTCGGTTACGTCCTCATGCAGATCCCTTCAAATATGTTGATCACCAAAATCCAGCCGGGCCTGTACATGAGCGCTTGGATGCTGGTTTGGGCTGTGGTCTCTG GTTGCACGGCGCTAGTTCAAAACTACGCAGGTCTCGTCGTATGCAGATTCTTCTTGGGTATCACTGAAGCTCCT TTCTATCCTGGCGCCACTTACATGCTTTCAATATTCTATACCCGCAAAG AGGTCGCCTCCCGCATTGCTGTTCTCTACTGCGCCCAGATCCTCGCCACCGGCCTCTCCTCTCTCATTGCTGCCGGCATCTTCGCCGGCATGGACGGTCTTAGCGGCATCTCTGGCTGGCGCTGGCTGTTCATCGTCGAAGGAGCTGTCACGGGCTTTGTCGCCATCTTCGGCTTCTGGCTCCTCCCTAATACGCCGCTGACGACGCGTTGGCTGAACGAACGTGAGCGCGAGCTCGCCCACTCCCGCATGGAGAAGGACAAGCTgtccgactcggacgagaacaaggcctcggccatggacGGCCTCAAGCAGGCCGTCCGCGACAAGCGCACTTGGTTGTTCTGTTTGATGCAGAACTTTCATCTCAGCGCTTGCTCGTTCaactccttcttccccac TGTTGTCAAAACCCTTGGCTTCAACACTACAGTCACTCTCGTGATGACTTGCCCGCCCTTCATCTTTGCGGGCGCTGCCGGCATCTTCTTCGGTTGGAGCTCCGGAAGGCTCCACGAGAGGACATGGCACATCACCACCGGATTGGGAATCGCTGTCGTCGGTTTTGTCTTGGCTTCTGCGACACTCAACACAGCGGCTAGATACGTCGCCTGCTTCATCTTCGCCATGGGCGCCTACTCTGTGAACAGC GTAATCATTGGCTGGGCCTCGTCAACTCTTTCGCAgaccaaggaaaagaaggcaGTCGTTCTCGCCATGACGAATGTCGGAGGACAG ATTGGCTACATCTACGGCGCATACCTGTGGCCCAGTACCGACTCACCCCGGTACGCCATTGGGTTTGGTGCTTCGGCCGGCTTCTCGCTGCTCTCTATCTGCTGCGCGTGGTGGATCCGTATCCTGCTGGTCAGGGAGAACAGAAGGATCCGGGCTTCCACCTCGGAACAAGTGAACTTGTACGGATACTAA
- a CDS encoding Putative ankyrin repeat-containing domain superfamily: MITTVHRQQSGWGLQCPTLPLLTPASRPYPATARCKDAFQSRPQPTKNTRPGFITCDIMEVVGAVASFIAIGQALAAGRHVVDVLRAIPGIGNELTWLHDEIETLRLVVEEADMRGTSADESLPETPLLKSARLQLREIVADLEGIHKGCVRAVKENGKVKAKKTKWFFQQKQLSECREKARDVRANLLAALQTLQLKEVKETKQVVLRIESFAIQTRGMMALRHRSPEELQMSSCHLPPQHVCDKDDAQELQPERPISHLTTAVEQLVLSDSRPRTASKAHPKSSDIVVINTSLSTFERCPRPCCCRCHGSRPASFKSADWARNLIGSFSASCDQRFVFRNDARCNSILCKASGKVSVNFSYRFPAWLCSRLIHLQASSNAVTGFSVSLRPIRLLPLDAIFWTCARNWSRVELTQLMQFEGVIYPGDSDNDGDTAISYVINYGSTDAVAYFAELWADQLQSDSFDRTWLFDAHMVIEDNPGLPSEEKDALRRMTSCNPASIDAIHTPLHSAAAQTDLAEIQQAVKSQPWAMHQLNHRGETPLHVAVRLGNLDGVRELLRLGCDVNQRDGFGYTPLMEAVRISRVAMVQWLLDAGCTVDAQSNLGSTALHLAAEGNDDSSTQILRSLLSAGASATVTEPDGDSIVHTAARTRADKAVLQRNLRLLLDAGADLEARRRDGDTPLEVAILSKNLVGIQCLVEAGANTTTSEILHQAALYSGCQELEYPDSLSLAAINLDSFDKDGYTVWDCFVYSLGAENWRRGDIRRPSSDEQEAFTRLYRGIRDRNLEQDIKRLEWTRQYLGLKDQRGATSALDPLIKQKTEWERWGQVETYKTIGLQVREGMWHAAIESVDENIEMLQEEMVKSPWQNSSRWDYLLESDTEDSETENEEDMSEAKAVCTDEDETQYPTSDEESGEEDDES, encoded by the exons ATGATCACTACAGTTCATCGGCAACAATCAGGCTGGGGATTGCAGTGCCCGACTCTCCCCCTCTTAACTCCCGCCTCCAGGCCTTATCCCGCCACAGCTCGTTGCAAAGACGCATTCCAGAGTCGCCCACAGCCCACCAAGAACACCCGGCCAGGTTTTATCACCTGCGACATTATGGAAGTGGTCGGCGCGGTAGCAAgcttcatcgccatcggccagGCGTTGGCTGCGGGGCGTCATGTCGTTGATGTCCTTCGAGCGATTCCTGGCATCGGAAACGAGCTGACATGGCTTCACGACGAG ATCGAGACCCTCCGCTTGGTGGTCGAAGAAGCAGACATGCGCGGGACGAGTGCCGACGAATCGCTGCCCGAGACACCGCTGTTGAAAAGTGCCAGGCTCCAGCTCAGGGAAATcgttgccgacctcgaggggATCCACAAGGGCTGTGTACGAGCCGTTAAAGAGAATGGCAAGGTCAAAGCAAAGAAGACAAAGTGGTTCTTCCAACAGAAGCAACTTTCCGAATGTCGCGAGAAGGCCCGCGATGTCCGAGCAAACCTCCTTGCCGCTTTGCAAACGTTACAGCTCAAGGAGGTCAAGGAAACCAA ACAAGTTGTTTTGCGCATCGAGAGCTTCGCGATTCAGACACGCGGGATGATGGCATTGAGGCATCGTAGTCCCGAAGAACTTCAAATGTCATCCTGTCATCTGCCACCACAGCATGTTTGCGATAAGGACGACGCACAGGAACTGCAACCTGAGAGGCCTATCTCTCACTTGACGACCGCCGTTGAACAACTTGTCCTGTCAGACAGCCGACCACGGACAGCCAGCAAGGCACACCCCAAAAGCTCGGACATCGTGGTAATCAACACTTCATTATCTACCTTCGAAAGATGCCCGCGGCCATGCTGTTGCCGCTGCCATGGCTCACGTCCTGCGTCCTTCAAATCAGCGGATTGGGCCCGTAACCTGATCGGATCCTTTTCCGCGAGCTGCGACCAGCGGTTCGTGTTTCGAAACGATGCAAGATGCAACTCGATCCTTTGCAAAGCTAGCGGAAAAGTATCCGTCAATTTCAGCTATCGGTTCCCGGCATGGTTGTGCTCTCGGCTTATCCATCTTCAGGCCTCATCGAACGCTGTAACGGGATTCAGTGTTTCATTGCGGCCCATCAGATTGTTGCCCTTGGATGCAATTTTCTGGACCTGCGCTAGAAACTGGTCGAGAGTCGAGCTGACGCAGCTGATGCAATTCGAGGGTGTAATCTACCCCGGTGATAGCGACAATGACGGGGACACGGCGATAAGC TACGTGATTAATTACGGATCCACCGATGCTGTGGCCTATTTCGCGGAATTATGGGCAGATCAGCTGCAAAGCGACAGCTTTGACAG AACTTGGCTCTTTGATGCGCACATGGTGATCGAAGACAACCCTGGATTGCCTTCAGAGGAGAAAGATGCACTACGCAGAATGACATCTTGCAATCCCGCCAGCATAGACGCTATCCATACGCCGTTACATAGCGCTGCAGCACAAACAGACTTGGCCGAGATTCAGCAGGCTGTCAAGAGTCAACCGTGGGCCATGCACCAGTTGAACCACCGTGGCGAAACGCCCTTGCATGTCGCTGTCAGGCTGGGCAATCTCGATGGTGTCAGGGAGTTGCTCAGGTTGGGCTGCGATGTCAACCAGCGAGACGGTTTTGGATACACGCCCCTCATGGAAGCTGTCAGAATAAGTCGTGTCGCCATGGTTCAATGGCTACTTGATGCCGGTTGTACTGTTGATGCCCAGAGCAACTTGGGCAGCACGGCCCTGCACCTTGCTGCTGAAGGTAATGATGATAGCTCAACACAGATTCTGAGAAGCTTGTTGTCTGCTGGTGCGTCGGCGACGGTCACTGAGCCAGATGGTGATTCAATTGTGCACACGGCAGCAAGAACAAGGGCCGACAAAGCTGTGCTTCAGAGGAATTTACGCCTGCTTCTGGATGCAGGTGCTGACTTGGAGGCACGCAGGCGTGACGGGGACACGCCGCTGGAGGTTGCCATTTTAAGCAAAAACCTAGTGGGTATCCAGTGCCTTGTAGAAGCGGGTGCTAACACAACAACCTCGGAAATCCTCCATCAAGCAGCGCTTTACTCGGGCTGTCAAGAACTTGAATACCCGGACAGCCTGTCGCTGGCTGCAATCAACCTGGACAGTTTCGATAAGGACGGCTACACCGTGTGGGACTGCTTCGTTTATTCTTTGGGCGCGGAAAATTGGCGGCGTGGAGATATTCGCAGGCCGAGCTCAGATGAGCAAGAAGCTTTCACTCGGTTATATAGAGGTATCCGAGACAGAAACTTGGAACAGGACATCAAGAGACTGGAATGGACTCGCCAATACTTGGGACTCAAGGACCAGCGAGGCGCCACGTCTGCGCTGGATCCCTTGATCAAGCAGAAGACAGAGTGGGAACGGTGGGGTCAGGTGGAAACGTATAAGACCATCGGTCTGCAGGTCCGAGAAGGCATGTGGCATGCAGCGATCGAATCGGTGGATGAGAACATTGAAATGCTGCAAGAGGAGATGGTCAAGTCCCCGTGGCAAAATTCGTCGCGCTGGGATTACTTACTGGAATCGGACACAGAAGACAGCGAGACTGAAAACGAAGAGGATATGTCTGAGGCAAAAGCAGTCTGTACTGACGAAGATGAGACGCAGTACCCAACAAGCGATGAAGagtctggggaggaggatgatgaaTCATGA
- a CDS encoding Putative coenzyme A transferase family I, 3-oxoacid CoA-transferase, subunit B has translation MRRAHLTRTQKCHRQSDSLFLLFICYTRPCNEGLKLCLCCFHNLQAKKMSSIARQTRPRVLIRASFTAALPRVCAQPQRFPHAKVLGVASCRGIATTPIRRSQKAPAVKRGGSKLYASADEAVADIKSGSTILSSGFGLCGVADTIIGALNRRGPENLHSLTAVSNNAGQEGKGGLAILTKAGQVNRLILSYLGNNKALEKKYLTGEIGIELCPQGTLAERIRAGGAGIPAFFTPTGAHSLVQSGDIPVRLDASGAVKERGRTRETREFNGKTYLMETALTGDVAILRAWKADTAGNCVFRYTTKAFGPIMAKAATVTIVEAENIVEAGAIDPNDVDLPGIFVDRIVPATAEKNIEILKTRSDDGAEGAGASKPKNEAQERRDRIARRAAKELHEGFYVNLGVGIPTLAPSFLPAERNVWIQSENGILGMGPYPTKDEVDADIVNAGKETVTLVPGASTFDSTESFGMIRGGHVDVSILGALQVSSTGDLANYMIPGKVFKGMGGAMDLVSNPDNTKIVVATEHVAKDGSSKVVQDCSLPLTGARVVSTIITDLCVFQVDRKNGGLTLTEIAPGVDVEEVRAKTDARFEVARDLKQME, from the exons ATGCGTCGCGCCCACCTAACCCGAACACAGAAGTGTCACCGACAATCGgactctcttttccttctctttaTCTGTTATACAAGGCCCTGTAACGAGGGATTGAAACTTTGTTTGTGTTGTTTTCACAATCTTCAAGCCAAAAAAATGTCGTCAATCGCTCGCCAAACGCGCCCGCGGGTGCTTATCCGCGCCTCGTTCACAGCGGCTTTGCCCAGAGTCTGCGCACAACCGCAACGGTTCCCCCACGCAAAGGTCCTAGGCGTCGCAAGCTGTCGCGGCATCGCGACCACACCGATCCGCAGGTCTCAAAAGGCGCCGGCTGTGAAGAGGGGAGGCTCGAAGCTGTACGCATccgcggacgaggccgtggcAGACATCAAGAGCGGTTCCACCATCTTGAGTTCAGGATTCGGACTCTGTGGTGTTGCAG ACACGATCATCGGCGCGCTCAACCGCAGAGGCCCCGAGAACCTGCACTCGCTGACCGCGGTGTCGAACAATGCCGGCCAGGAGGGTAAGGGTGGTTTAGCCATCCTCACCAAGGCCGGCCAAGTCAACCGCTTGATCCTCTCATATCTCGGAAACAACAAGGCCCTGGAGAAGAAGTACCTGACGGGAGAGATCGGCATCGAGCTGTGTCCGCAGGGAACACTCGCCGAGAGGATCCGTGCCGGGGGTGCTGGAATCCCAGCCTTCTTCACCCCTACTGGAGCTC ACTCGTTGGTGCAGAGCGGTGACATCCCCGTACGGCTCGACGCTTCCGGTGCCGTCAAGGAGCGCGGCCGCACAAGAGAGACGAGGGAGTTCAACGGCAAGACATACCTCATGGAGACCGCGTTGACCGGAGACGTTGCCATTCTGCGAGCATGGAAGGCCGACACGGCCGGCAACTGTGTCTTCAG ATACACCACCAAGGCGTTCGGCcccatcatggccaaggccgcgaccgtcaccatcgttgaggccgagaacatcgtcgaggccggcgccatcgaccccaacgacgtcgacctgcCCGGCATCTTCGTCGACCGCATCGTGCCCGCGAccgccgagaagaacatTGAGATCCTCAAGACGAGgtcggacgacggcgccgagggcgcgggTGCGTCCAAGCCCAAGAATGAGGCGCAGGAGCGCCGCGACCGCATCGCGAGACGCGCGGCGAAGGAGCTGCACGAGGGTTTTTACGTGAACCTCGGTGTCG GAATCCCGACCCTCGCTCCCTCGTTTCTGCCCGCCGAGCGTAACGTCTGGATTCAGTCCGAGAACGGAATCCTGGGCATGGGACCCTACCCGACCAAGGACGAAGTCGACGC CGACAtcgtcaacgccggcaaGGAGACCGTGACCCTCGTGCCCGGCGCCTCGACGTTCGACAGCACCGAGTCCTTCGGCATGATCCGCGGTGGCCACGTCGACGTCTCGATCCTCGGCGCGCTGCAGGTCAGCTCGACGGGCGACCTGGCCAACTACATGATCCCCGGCAAGGTGTTCAagggcatgggcggcgccATGGACCTCGTCTCGAACCCGGACAACACAAAGATTGTCGTCGCAACGGAGCACGTCGCCAAGGACGGCTCGTCCAAGGTCGTGCAGGACTGCAGTCTGCCCCTGACCGGTGCCCGCGTCGTcagcaccatcatcaccgaccTG TGCGTCTTTCAAGTCGATCGCAAGAACGGCGGGTTGACGTTGACCGAGATCGCTCCAGgagtcgacgtcgaggaagtgCGCGCAAAGACAGACGCACGGTTTGAAGTCGCCAGAGACCTGAAGCAAATGGAGTAA
- a CDS encoding Putative NUDIX hydrolase domain-containing protein, giving the protein MPFTVPKDQCNRTFTTLLALVQDSNKFLRENLTNGEYWTFCIQVSKQWKPFGIVTTENALHLNAAGVAPRWFTLNYMTRQIQLNPEHSANNDRLEAAFNQIRNHLHRKGPWAGKLKKYDDEKWPLVGAPFEAGILCDIVPIFGTVTSGVHLNIFQKKGKETLIYVAQRAKNKTFGGLLDQCAAGGFQSGTDKDALSCMVREAKEELKKGLPENLQGRIKKQQCIQYCDIRDERWGYDEIGVPEPGIKVPFDLELREDTAMRGETKEIMRIEAMNVAQVRAALLVGHFKPNCALVMIDFLIRKNLLTDAQDRRDVPEIRKLLKLTKIHCLEVKEVK; this is encoded by the coding sequence ATGCCTTTTACTGTACCGAAAGACCAGTGTAACCGCACCTTCACAACACTCCTGGCACTCGTCCAGGACAGCAACAAGTTCCTACGTGAGAACCTGACGAATGGAGAGTACTGGACCTTTTGCATTCAGGTGAGCAAGCAGTGGAAGCCTTTCGGTATAGTGACAACCGAGAACGCCTTACATTTGAATGCAGCTGGTGTGGCACCCCGGTGGTTCACACTCAACTACATGACGCGGCAGATCCAGCTCAATCCAGAGCATTCAGCAAACAATGACAGGCTTGAGGCAGCTTTCAACCAGATCCGTAATCACCTCCATCGGAAAGGTCCCTGGGCTGGCAAGCTGAAGAAGTACGATGACGAAAAGTGGCCGTTGGTTGGTGCTCCATTTGAAGCAGGGATCCTATGCGACATTGTCCCCATCTTTGGCACAGTCACCTCAGGTGTCCACCTGAACATCTTTCAGAAGAAAGGTAAGGAAACGCTCATCTACGTCGCCCAGCGCGCGAAGAACAAGACGTTTGGCGGCCTGCTGGACCAAtgtgccgccggcggcttccAGTCCGGAACAGACAAAGACGCCTTGTCCTGCATGGTCCGCGAGGCCAAAGAGGAGCTGAAGAAAGGCCTGCCCGAGAATCTGCAGGGCAGGATCAAGAAGCAGCAGTGCATCCAGTACTGCGACATACGCGACGAGCGATGGGGATACGATGAGATCGGCGTCCCCGAGCCCGGCATCAAGGTCCCgttcgacctcgagctgaGAGAAGACACGGCGATGAGGGGGGAGACCAAGGAGATTATGAGGATCGAGGCCATGAACGTGGCCCAGGTACGTGCTGCTCTCCTTGTCGGCCATTTCAAACCGAATTGCGCCCTCGTCATGATCGACTTTTTAATCCGCAAGAATCTCCTCACTGACGCTCAGGATCGGAGGGATGTTCCTGAGATCAGGAAGCTTTTGAAACTGACCAAGATTCACTGCCTTGAAGTCAAGGAAGTCAAGTGA
- a CDS encoding Putative thiolase — protein sequence MDYLYNLSSRIQEKFSVETSNKCSGCSSVVLLLNKVKGRYACSRMVRLCFHQGQMQQLFPSCFAPLTVAEPNCHGERAPPPRLRGSSWGSEGDEGGRAILPQVSLSQLGLVHRLRACPLTSATSVSFTRLFFDLVEAVFPQNFPCLLSFALYDSISQSSTFLRSRTVYNRRIHLTSEAPSYNTIHHTAIMSVPRGLSSVLKKAPSDVVILSSLRTAICRSNRGQLKDAYPEELLSTVLKATLEANPNLDPRKIEDVAVGVVLSELGGSKAARMAMNHVGYPNETSLYTVNRACSSSLQSIALVAAQIRTEAISVGIGAGMESMTRNYGSRAIPVDVWPALKDSPVKDARDCIMPMGITSENVAERYGVSRADQDAFAVRSHQNAARAREDGSFASEIVPVTTRYQEVDKQGNKVGEEQTITVTKDDGIRANIGIEALQKLKPAFKSDGASTAGNSSQVSDGAAATLLMRRSTATELGLTDSIIGKFVGATTVGCAPDEMGVGPALAIPKLLGQFGLENKDVNRWEINEAFASQAIYCLRALGLEQAYEDGKVNPDGGAIALGHPLGATGARMTSTLLHGLGRSGGEVGVVSMCVGTGMGMAGLFVRE from the exons ATGGACTACTTATACAACTTGAGCTCAAGGATTCAAGAAAAATTCTCAGTAGAAACTTCCAATAAGTGTTCAGGTTGTTCCTCTGTCGTTCTATTGTTGAACAAGGTCAAGGGCAGGTACGCTTGTTCGAGAATGGTCCGGCTTTGTTTTCATCAAGGGCAGATGCAGCAATTGTTTCCATCATGCTTTG CTCCCTTGACCGTTGCCGAACCCAATTGCCATGGGGAGCGGGCCCCCCCACCTCGGCTTCGAGGATCAAGCTGGGGAAGTGAAGGGGACGAAGGGGGAAGAGCTATTCTCCCCcaagtctctctctctcaactGGGCCTGGTACATCGTTTAAGAGCTTGCcccttgacctcggcgacatCGGTCTCGTTTACCCGACTCTTTTTCGACCTTGTCGAGGCTGTTTTCCCCCAGAACTTTCCTTGTCTACTTTCTTTTGCTCTGTACGATAGTATTTCCCAATCCTCGACCTTCCTGCGTAGTCGTACCGTTTACAATCGCCGAATCCATTTGACGAGCGAAGCTCCAAGTTACAACACAATACACCACACCGCAATCATGTCCGTCCCCAGAGGACTCTCGTCCGTGTTGAAGAAAGCACCCTCGGACGTCGTGATCCTTTCGTCGCTGCGAACCGCCATCTGCCGGTCGAACCGGGGCCAGCTGAAAGACGCGTACCCCGAAGAGCTGCTCTCGACGGTCCTCAAGGCCACGCTCGAGGCCAACCCGAACCTGGACCCGCGCAAGATCGAagatgtcgccgtcggcgtcgtgctCTCGGAGCTCGGCGGCTCCAAAGCGGCGCGCATGGCCATGAACCACGTCGGCTACCCCAACGAGACGTCGCTGTACACCGTCAACCGcgcctgctcgtcgtcgctgcaGTCGATcgcgctcgtcgccgcccagatCCGGACCGAGGCGATATCGGtgggcatcggcgccggaATGGAGAGCATGACCCGGAACTACGGCAGCCGCGCCATCCCCGTGGACGTGTGGCCCGCCCTGAAGGACTCGCCGGTCAAGGACGCGAGGGACTGCATCATGCCGATGGGCATCACCTCGGAGAACGTGGCGGAGCGCTACGGCGTCTCCAGGGCCGACCAGGATGCCTTCGCCGTGCGCAGCCACCAGAAcgccgcgagggcgagggaggacGGCTCATTCGCAAGCGAGATCGTCCCCGTCACGACGCGATACCAGGAGGTGGACAAGCAGGGCAACAAGGTCGGGGAGGAGCAGACCATCACGGTCaccaaggacgacggcatccgcgccaacatcggcatcgaggccCTGCAGAAGCTGAAGCCGGCGTTCAAGTCCGACGGCGCCAGCACGGCGGGCAACTCGTCGCAGGTCtcggacggcgccgccgccacgctGCTCATGCGCCGGAGCACCGCCACGGAATTGGGCCTTACCGACAGCATCATCGGCAAGTTCGTCGGGGCCACGACGGTCGGGTGCGCGCCGGACGAGATGGGCGTCGGCCCCGCCCTGGCGATCCCGaagctcctcggccagtTCGGCCTCGAGAACAAGGACGTGAACCGCTGGGAGATCAACGAGGCCTTCGCCAGCCAGGCCATCTACTGCCTGAGGGCCTTGGGGCTGGAGCAGGCCTACGAGGACGGGAAGGTGAACCCCGACGGCGGTGCCATCGCCCTGGGACACCCTCTTGGCGCCACCGGTGCCCGCATGACGAGCACTCTGCTGCACGGCCTGGGACGAtccggcggcgaggttggTGTTGTTAGTATGTGTGTCGGTACCGGCATGGGCATGGCTGGACTGTTTGTGAGAGAGTGA